The following coding sequences lie in one Candidatus Paceibacterota bacterium genomic window:
- a CDS encoding dihydrofolate reductase family protein, with protein MRKIIVLSFISLDGVMQAPGGPDEDTSSGFKYGGWTFPYFDEAAGKLMDEQMKEPFSLLLGRKTYDIFANYWPQHGENWPGVNKAQKYVASNTLTEAKWENSVILNGDVVSAVKKLKEEDGPDLQVYGSGNFIQTLLKNDLVDELWLKTFPVTLGGGKKLFAEGTIPAAFKLLESKSTPSGVIFANYKRDGEVKTGSFS; from the coding sequence ATGAGAAAAATTATTGTTTTATCTTTTATTAGTCTAGATGGGGTAATGCAGGCGCCGGGCGGCCCGGACGAAGATACTTCGAGCGGGTTTAAATACGGGGGCTGGACCTTTCCATACTTTGATGAAGCGGCGGGGAAGCTGATGGATGAGCAGATGAAAGAGCCCTTTAGTTTGCTTTTGGGGCGAAAAACTTATGACATCTTTGCCAATTATTGGCCGCAACATGGAGAGAATTGGCCCGGAGTAAATAAAGCTCAAAAATACGTGGCTTCAAACACTTTGACCGAGGCCAAATGGGAAAACAGTGTCATTTTAAATGGGGATGTGGTATCCGCCGTGAAGAAATTGAAAGAGGAAGATGGGCCGGATCTTCAGGTTTATGGTTCCGGCAATTTCATTCAAACTCTTCTTAAGAACGATTTAGTGGATGAATTATGGCTGAAAACCTTTCCCGTAACTCTTGGTGGTGGTAAGAAATTGTTTGCCGAGGGTACGATTCCGGCTGCATTTAAATTGCTGGAGTCTAAATCTACACCCAGCGGAGTAATTTTCGCCAATTACAAGAGAGATGGGGAAGTAAAAACCGGTTCTTTTTCCTAG
- a CDS encoding PD-(D/E)XK nuclease family protein: MSHYNKDKKRTIFNTDSKEPFKISRSKIDLFTECPRCFYLDQVLGVPRPRPFPFTLNAAVDKLLKKEFDIHRAAGSPHPMMEQYGIDAVPFAHDNLEEWRDALRKGISYLDPETNLLVRGGIDDVWITSDKELLIVDYKATAKEAEVTLDAEWQDGYKRQVEVYQWLFRQNGFKVSDTAWFVYVNGKTDRKAFDGKLDFDIKLISHKGSDKWIPATLKEIKKCLISEKSPAPAEDCEYCSYRNQAAAAFQARISANKELKESTLF; encoded by the coding sequence GTGAGTCACTATAATAAAGACAAAAAAAGGACTATTTTCAATACTGATTCCAAGGAGCCTTTTAAGATCAGTCGATCAAAGATTGATCTTTTTACCGAGTGTCCGCGCTGTTTTTATTTAGATCAGGTGCTCGGCGTGCCACGCCCGCGACCCTTTCCCTTCACTTTAAATGCAGCTGTTGATAAGTTGCTGAAGAAGGAATTCGATATTCATCGCGCGGCGGGGAGCCCTCATCCCATGATGGAACAATATGGAATTGATGCCGTGCCATTTGCTCACGATAATCTGGAGGAATGGAGAGACGCTCTTCGAAAGGGCATTAGCTATTTGGATCCGGAAACCAATCTTTTGGTGCGAGGCGGAATAGATGATGTTTGGATTACCTCGGACAAGGAATTATTAATTGTTGATTATAAAGCTACAGCCAAAGAGGCCGAAGTTACTCTAGATGCAGAGTGGCAGGACGGATACAAGAGACAAGTGGAAGTTTATCAATGGCTCTTTCGTCAAAATGGTTTTAAAGTCTCCGATACCGCTTGGTTTGTCTACGTGAACGGCAAAACAGACAGAAAAGCTTTTGATGGGAAGTTGGATTTCGATATTAAATTAATTTCTCACAAGGGATCTGATAAATGGATTCCGGCGACACTGAAGGAGATCAAGAAATGTTTAATAAGCGAGAAATCGCCGGCGCCGGCCGAGGACTGCGAGTATTGCAGTTATCGCAATCAGGCGGCCGCCGCTTTTCAGGCCCGTATTAGCGCTAATAAAGAATTGAAAGAATCAACCTTGTTTTAA
- a CDS encoding protein-L-isoaspartate O-methyltransferase translates to MMEREELYEHLKNESKVLESEPLARAFREIDRADFVPEDYKVEAYEDYALPIGFGQTISQPTTVAFMLELLDVKEGEEVLDIGSGSGWTTALLSNLVGQEGLVLGVEIVPELAELGQKNLQPYKYSQTKIIKVGEEEEQSEQYDKILVSASAEELPEDLIERLRAGGTIVIPIEESIFKIIKTEDGELEEAEYPGFAFVPLI, encoded by the coding sequence ATGATGGAGCGAGAGGAGTTATATGAACATCTAAAAAATGAAAGCAAGGTGCTTGAATCAGAGCCACTTGCACGCGCTTTTCGCGAAATTGATAGAGCCGATTTTGTCCCCGAGGACTACAAGGTAGAAGCGTATGAAGATTATGCCTTGCCGATTGGTTTTGGTCAGACCATTTCTCAACCGACCACCGTGGCCTTTATGCTGGAACTGCTCGATGTCAAAGAAGGAGAAGAGGTACTGGACATTGGCTCCGGCTCAGGATGGACCACGGCTTTACTTTCTAACTTGGTTGGACAAGAAGGATTGGTCTTGGGAGTGGAAATCGTACCTGAATTAGCAGAGCTGGGACAAAAAAACTTGCAGCCATATAAATATTCTCAAACCAAGATCATAAAAGTGGGGGAGGAAGAGGAGCAGAGCGAGCAGTATGACAAGATTCTCGTTTCGGCATCGGCAGAAGAACTTCCGGAGGATTTAATTGAGAGACTAAGAGCTGGTGGAACTATTGTAATTCCCATCGAAGAATCTATTTTTAAAATCATCAAAACAGAGGATGGGGAACTGGAGGAGGCGGAATACCCCGGCTTTGCTTTTGTACCGCTGATTTAA
- a CDS encoding uracil-DNA glycosylase, whose product MKLEEKKEALRKIKDEVVALKASPLFEERTKNKVFPVIGEGSHDGEIMFVGEAPGKNEAATGRPFVGAAGKILTQLLEEIGIKREDVYITNIVKDRPPQNRDPLPDEIEIYGPFLDRQIDIIQPKIIATLGRFSMVYIMTKFGLEFELLPITQMHGKSFEAEATYGKVTIIPFYHPAASIYNQSLREVLREDFKILKKYAKK is encoded by the coding sequence ATGAAGCTAGAAGAAAAGAAAGAAGCCCTCCGAAAAATAAAAGACGAGGTAGTGGCTCTGAAAGCCTCGCCCTTGTTTGAAGAAAGAACTAAGAACAAAGTTTTCCCAGTAATAGGCGAGGGAAGTCATGATGGGGAAATTATGTTCGTGGGAGAAGCACCGGGAAAAAACGAAGCCGCGACCGGCCGCCCTTTTGTCGGGGCGGCCGGAAAAATCCTGACTCAATTATTGGAAGAGATCGGCATTAAGCGCGAAGATGTCTACATTACCAATATCGTCAAAGATCGACCACCGCAAAATCGCGATCCATTGCCAGACGAAATCGAAATCTACGGCCCGTTTCTGGATCGTCAGATTGATATCATCCAGCCAAAAATCATCGCCACTCTAGGACGATTTTCAATGGTCTACATCATGACGAAATTCGGTCTGGAATTTGAACTTTTGCCAATTACCCAAATGCACGGCAAAAGTTTTGAGGCCGAAGCTACCTATGGCAAAGTCACTATCATTCCGTTCTACCATCCAGCCGCTTCAATCTATAATCAAAGTTTGCGAGAAGTATTGCGAGAGGACTTCAAAATTTTAAAGAAATATGCCAAAAAATAA
- a CDS encoding M3 family oligoendopeptidase, with translation MPKNKSKSKTEWNLGLLYKSPKDPQIEKDIRTIEAAFNNFEKKYKDKDDYLKNEAALFRALTDGEKLRDIVGSTRPLHYFHLLKDIDSQNKIAEARLNQLSEHLTKVSNKVLFFELKLGKIPPNLQKRFLQSRKLEHFRYQLKLIFDQSRHNLTEPEEKIMNLKSLPAYSMWVNSSEKYLSKQEISFKRKMLPIAEAIGRVSSLPTPDRRNLMRDVMKKCKEISDFAEAELNAVITNKKINDELRHFKNPYDATLLSYETSEKMVLNLIDTVTKNFKISHDFYKLKAKLMRLPYLTYADRNAKVGKSTKVYKWKETLKTVENAFEIVSPKYADILKSYVKRGQIDVYPNKGKTGGAYCSGGLNIDTFVLLNHTDSLGSVMTLGHEMGHAIHTELSKVQSPLYQGYTIAAAEVASTLFENFVFDQIFETLSPKEKVIALHNRLNDDIQTIFRQIACFNFENDLHQKIRKDGAISKEEIAALMNKHMKSYLGPITRLEEVDGYFFVYWSHIRRFFYVYTYAFGQIVSKALYKKYREDKNFLNKIEQFLKAGGSKSPEDIFKDIGIDVTKPDFFQRGLDQIKGDIKELEKLAKEAKLI, from the coding sequence ATGCCAAAAAATAAATCAAAATCTAAAACCGAATGGAACCTCGGCCTGCTTTATAAAAGCCCGAAGGACCCACAGATTGAAAAGGATATCCGAACGATAGAAGCGGCTTTCAATAACTTTGAAAAAAAATACAAAGACAAGGATGATTATTTGAAAAATGAAGCTGCTTTATTTCGGGCTCTGACTGATGGCGAGAAATTGCGGGATATCGTCGGCTCAACGAGGCCGCTTCATTATTTTCATTTGCTTAAGGATATTGATTCTCAAAACAAGATAGCTGAAGCCAGACTCAACCAACTTTCGGAACACCTAACCAAAGTTTCCAATAAGGTCTTGTTTTTCGAGCTGAAATTGGGAAAAATTCCGCCAAATCTGCAAAAAAGATTTTTACAGAGCCGAAAATTAGAGCATTTCCGCTACCAACTGAAACTGATTTTTGACCAAAGCCGACACAACCTAACAGAGCCGGAAGAAAAGATTATGAATCTAAAGTCACTGCCGGCCTATTCGATGTGGGTAAATAGCTCTGAAAAATATCTTTCCAAGCAAGAAATATCATTCAAGCGGAAAATGCTGCCGATCGCCGAAGCTATCGGCCGTGTTTCGTCTTTACCAACACCAGACCGCCGAAACCTAATGAGAGACGTAATGAAAAAATGCAAAGAGATCAGTGATTTTGCCGAAGCTGAATTAAATGCCGTTATAACTAACAAAAAAATCAATGATGAGCTGCGCCATTTTAAAAATCCATATGACGCCACCCTGCTTTCTTATGAGACGTCAGAGAAAATGGTTTTGAATTTAATCGATACGGTCACCAAGAATTTCAAAATCAGTCACGATTTCTACAAATTGAAAGCCAAGCTAATGCGCCTGCCATATTTAACTTACGCCGATCGGAATGCCAAGGTAGGCAAAAGCACGAAGGTTTATAAGTGGAAAGAGACTCTGAAAACTGTTGAAAATGCCTTTGAAATTGTCAGTCCAAAATATGCCGACATTTTAAAATCTTATGTGAAAAGGGGTCAAATTGATGTTTATCCTAATAAGGGCAAAACCGGAGGCGCCTACTGCTCTGGCGGGCTCAATATTGATACTTTTGTGTTGTTAAACCATACCGATAGTCTCGGATCCGTCATGACTTTGGGGCATGAGATGGGCCACGCCATCCATACGGAATTAAGCAAAGTTCAAAGCCCGCTTTATCAAGGCTATACCATTGCCGCCGCCGAAGTGGCCAGTACTTTGTTTGAAAACTTTGTCTTTGATCAGATTTTTGAAACTTTAAGTCCGAAAGAAAAAGTTATTGCCCTTCATAATCGGCTCAATGACGACATTCAAACTATATTTCGCCAGATTGCCTGTTTTAATTTTGAAAACGACTTGCATCAGAAAATCAGAAAAGATGGTGCCATTTCAAAAGAAGAAATTGCGGCTCTCATGAATAAGCATATGAAAAGTTATCTCGGACCAATCACTCGCTTGGAAGAAGTGGATGGTTACTTTTTCGTTTACTGGAGCCACATTCGCCGATTCTTTTATGTCTACACTTACGCTTTCGGCCAGATTGTTAGCAAAGCCCTTTATAAAAAGTATCGGGAAGATAAGAACTTTTTAAACAAAATCGAGCAATTCCTAAAAGCTGGCGGCAGTAAATCACCGGAAGATATTTTCAAGGATATCGGTATCGATGTCACCAAGCCAGATTTCTTTCAACGTGGATTGGACCAAATCAAAGGAGATATAAAAGAGCTGGAAAAATTGGCAAAAGAGGCCAAATTGATATAG
- a CDS encoding alanine--tRNA ligase, protein MNSAEIRERFLKFFEKRGHKIIPSASLVPENDNSVLFTTAGMQQFKPYFIGLADAKKDFGTLNTASIQRCIRTSDIEEVGDESHLTFFEMLGNFSFGGYWKKDAIQYGYDFITKELGLKIDYVTVFQGEGEVPSDTESEKIWRTIDQHILIKKAGRSDNFWGPTGEEGPCGPTTEIYVDGIEVWNIVFNEYFQNKSKGLAPLKVTGIDTGMGLERLAKVVQKTPTVFETDLFSFGQILSDFDERTKRIILDHSRAVVFLINDGVEPTNKGRGYILRRLLKRIVTHYYLASISKKVPMNYEDILRAVCIKYKDIYPSLDLSRVEDIVRNEYIRFNESLPKGLKELSKMKSIDISNAFLLFESYGLDFDLIKELAPKETERLTREDFEKELKKHQEISRAGAEQKFKGGLADTSEMSVKYHTATHLLNAALREVLGKEVVQKGSNITPERLRFDFSYPNKMTDEQKKAVEDLVNSKIEANLPVSFKEMSKEEAEKTGAVHAFGEKYGDVVKVYSIGDEKNGYFSREFCGGPHVERTGILGHFKITKEEAVSAGVRRIKAVLE, encoded by the coding sequence ATGAATTCAGCCGAAATTCGGGAGCGATTTCTAAAATTTTTTGAAAAAAGGGGACACAAAATTATTCCTTCGGCATCGCTCGTGCCGGAGAATGATAATAGCGTGCTTTTCACTACTGCGGGTATGCAGCAATTTAAACCATATTTTATTGGGCTTGCCGACGCGAAAAAAGATTTTGGTACCTTAAATACTGCTTCTATTCAAAGGTGTATTCGAACTTCTGATATTGAAGAGGTGGGAGATGAAAGCCATTTAACCTTTTTTGAGATGTTGGGGAACTTTAGTTTCGGAGGCTATTGGAAAAAAGACGCTATACAATATGGTTATGATTTTATTACTAAAGAATTGGGTTTAAAGATTGACTATGTAACAGTTTTTCAGGGAGAAGGGGAGGTGCCTTCCGATACAGAGTCAGAAAAAATTTGGCGAACTATTGATCAGCACATTCTTATTAAAAAGGCTGGGCGATCGGATAATTTTTGGGGACCAACCGGTGAGGAAGGGCCGTGCGGTCCAACTACAGAAATATACGTAGATGGCATTGAGGTCTGGAATATCGTCTTCAATGAGTATTTTCAGAATAAGAGTAAAGGACTTGCGCCGCTAAAAGTCACAGGAATCGATACGGGAATGGGATTAGAGCGCTTAGCGAAAGTCGTTCAGAAGACACCCACAGTTTTTGAAACAGATTTATTTTCTTTTGGTCAAATACTTAGTGATTTTGACGAAAGAACCAAAAGAATAATTTTAGATCATTCCCGCGCGGTCGTTTTCCTTATTAATGATGGTGTGGAACCTACAAACAAAGGAAGAGGTTACATTTTGCGCCGTCTCTTAAAAAGAATTGTCACTCATTATTACTTAGCCAGTATTTCGAAAAAGGTACCCATGAATTATGAGGATATATTGAGGGCAGTCTGTATAAAATATAAAGACATATATCCATCTTTAGACCTTTCCCGTGTTGAGGATATAGTTAGAAATGAATATATAAGATTTAATGAAAGTCTTCCTAAGGGCCTAAAGGAATTAAGCAAGATGAAGAGTATTGATATATCGAATGCATTTTTGCTATTTGAAAGCTATGGACTTGACTTCGATTTAATAAAAGAGCTTGCTCCAAAAGAAACAGAGCGGCTGACCAGAGAAGATTTTGAAAAAGAGCTTAAGAAACATCAGGAAATTTCTCGCGCCGGTGCCGAACAAAAATTCAAAGGAGGTCTGGCTGATACATCCGAGATGTCCGTCAAATATCATACCGCTACTCATTTATTGAACGCGGCCTTGAGAGAAGTTCTCGGGAAAGAAGTGGTGCAGAAGGGAAGTAACATTACGCCGGAGCGCCTGCGTTTTGACTTCAGTTATCCGAATAAAATGACCGATGAGCAGAAGAAGGCGGTGGAAGATTTGGTCAATAGCAAAATCGAGGCAAATCTTCCGGTTTCCTTTAAGGAGATGTCCAAGGAGGAGGCCGAGAAAACCGGCGCCGTTCATGCTTTCGGCGAAAAATACGGAGATGTTGTCAAAGTTTATTCGATCGGTGATGAGAAAAATGGATACTTCAGCCGAGAATTTTGTGGCGGGCCACACGTGGAGCGAACCGGGATTCTGGGACATTTTAAGATCACTAAAGAAGAAGCGGTTTCTGCCGGTGTTCGGCGAATAAAAGCTGTCTTGGAATAG
- the infA gene encoding translation initiation factor IF-1, with translation MASSKEKAPSATGVVTEALPNTLFKVRLDDQEEELLAYLGGRMRLNRIRVLIGDKVQVELDPYGGRGRIVKRF, from the coding sequence ATGGCTAGCAGTAAAGAGAAAGCTCCAAGCGCCACTGGGGTAGTGACTGAAGCCTTGCCCAATACCTTATTCAAGGTCAGATTGGATGATCAAGAAGAGGAACTCTTGGCGTATCTTGGAGGCCGAATGAGATTGAATCGAATCAGAGTTTTAATTGGAGATAAAGTTCAGGTAGAACTTGATCCGTACGGAGGCAGGGGAAGGATTGTCAAAAGGTTTTAA
- the rpmJ gene encoding 50S ribosomal protein L36, with amino-acid sequence MKVKASVKKMCPKCQVVRRKGYVYIVCKANPRHKQRQG; translated from the coding sequence ATGAAAGTTAAAGCATCAGTCAAAAAAATGTGTCCAAAATGTCAGGTAGTTCGTCGAAAGGGCTACGTTTATATTGTCTGCAAAGCTAATCCCCGCCATAAACAGCGACAAGGTTAA
- the rpsM gene encoding 30S ribosomal protein S13 has protein sequence MRILGITIPDNKRLEIGLTTLYGIGRPRAQEILEQAKIDYGRKAKDLKLEEENEIRRIVEAYKIEGDLKREVASNIKRLKDIKSYRGSRHAKRLPARGQRTKTNARTLKGVKKTMGSGRKKAEKK, from the coding sequence ATGCGTATTTTAGGTATTACCATTCCAGATAATAAAAGATTAGAGATTGGCTTGACCACTCTTTATGGTATTGGCCGGCCAAGAGCTCAAGAAATCTTAGAGCAGGCTAAGATTGATTACGGCCGAAAAGCTAAAGATTTGAAACTTGAGGAAGAGAATGAAATTCGCCGAATCGTGGAAGCTTACAAAATAGAAGGAGATCTGAAAAGAGAAGTGGCTTCCAATATTAAACGTCTGAAAGACATTAAATCTTATCGCGGCAGCCGACACGCCAAAAGATTACCGGCTCGCGGACAGCGCACCAAAACAAACGCCCGCACTCTGAAAGGGGTGAAGAAGACCATGGGCTCCGGACGCAAGAAAGCCGAGAAGAAGTAA
- the rpsK gene encoding 30S ribosomal protein S11 → MGKKRIVKKEGEEGGAAEKAAPSIVSKKRVDTGILYVQSTYNNTKAVLTDPKGNSLAWSSSGSLGFKGAKKGTPFAAAKVGETVGGKAQTMGLKEVAVVVKGVGSGRESSIRGFVSKGIAITSIKDVTPVPHNGPKPKKPRRV, encoded by the coding sequence ATGGGTAAGAAACGAATTGTAAAAAAAGAAGGAGAAGAAGGCGGAGCTGCTGAAAAAGCGGCACCTTCAATCGTCTCTAAAAAGCGCGTAGACACAGGCATTTTGTACGTCCAGTCTACCTATAATAATACGAAGGCAGTACTCACTGATCCTAAGGGCAATAGTTTAGCTTGGTCTTCCAGCGGCTCACTCGGCTTTAAAGGAGCCAAAAAGGGAACACCTTTTGCCGCGGCTAAAGTTGGCGAAACCGTTGGCGGCAAGGCCCAGACCATGGGCTTAAAAGAAGTGGCGGTAGTAGTCAAAGGAGTCGGTTCCGGCCGCGAATCTTCCATTCGAGGCTTTGTATCAAAGGGAATTGCCATTACGTCTATTAAAGATGTAACACCGGTGCCCCACAATGGTCCAAAACCTAAGAAACCCCGACGTGTTTAA
- the rpsD gene encoding 30S ribosomal protein S4, whose protein sequence is MKIGPKFKIARRLGAPVFEKTQTTKFKLSADRKSKGGRPRARSDYGQQLLEKQKARFSYGISEKQFGNYVNKVIGQMSKVPPQERLFSMLERRLDNVAYRLGLAKTRLAARQMVSHGHLTVNGRKVTIPSFQVSVGDKIGIRAGSAAKALFQDLDEKLAEQETPNWLNLDIKTKTAEVKGVPQLAGQSLVFDLGSVLEFYKR, encoded by the coding sequence ATGAAAATTGGCCCAAAATTTAAAATCGCTCGACGCCTCGGTGCTCCGGTCTTTGAAAAAACTCAGACCACTAAATTCAAGCTGAGTGCCGATCGAAAAAGCAAAGGTGGCCGACCGCGAGCTCGCAGCGACTATGGTCAACAGCTTTTGGAAAAACAGAAGGCGCGTTTTTCTTACGGGATTTCCGAAAAACAATTTGGCAATTATGTTAATAAGGTAATCGGGCAAATGAGTAAAGTACCCCCACAGGAAAGACTTTTTTCCATGCTCGAGAGACGTTTGGACAACGTAGCATATCGCCTTGGCTTGGCTAAAACCAGATTAGCCGCCCGACAAATGGTTTCTCACGGCCACCTTACGGTTAACGGCCGAAAAGTTACCATTCCGTCATTTCAGGTTTCGGTTGGCGACAAGATTGGTATTCGGGCTGGCAGCGCCGCCAAAGCTCTTTTTCAGGATTTGGATGAGAAGCTTGCTGAACAGGAGACTCCGAACTGGCTTAATTTAGATATCAAAACCAAGACCGCTGAAGTTAAAGGAGTGCCGCAGTTGGCCGGACAAAGTTTGGTTTTTGATTTGGGATCGGTGTTGGAATTTTATAAGCGTTAA
- a CDS encoding DNA-directed RNA polymerase subunit alpha, with protein MADYNVLLPSKPRVVNENQFQGNFEIDGLYPGYGHTLGNSLRRIILSSLPGSAITSIKIDGVSHEFSTISGVKEDVINIILNLKKVRIQLLTDEPQTLTLKVKGAKKVTAADIKAPGQAQIMNTDQYLAEITDKNGEINMELSVEKGIGYISKEALQKEKVEIGTIALDAPFSPIKRVNYDVEQMRVGDRTDFNRLKMFIETDGTISPKEALEKSIEIMISQLKAIVGFKEEEEILITHSESMGETPAGETENKEDYDDLLKTRIESLDLSQRTINALIGGNIRTLGGLVKKKEKDILEIEGLGAKGLEEIKKILKDSSLSLKE; from the coding sequence ATGGCTGATTACAACGTCCTCTTACCATCAAAACCCCGAGTAGTTAATGAAAATCAATTTCAAGGTAATTTTGAAATTGACGGACTTTACCCCGGTTACGGTCATACTCTCGGCAATTCTCTCCGCCGCATCATTTTGTCGTCGCTTCCGGGCTCGGCCATTACTTCAATTAAAATTGACGGCGTCAGTCATGAATTTTCCACTATTTCTGGTGTAAAAGAGGATGTTATAAATATCATTCTCAACCTCAAGAAAGTCAGAATCCAGCTTTTAACCGACGAGCCGCAAACGCTTACTTTGAAAGTCAAAGGGGCAAAAAAGGTGACCGCTGCCGATATCAAAGCTCCGGGACAGGCTCAAATTATGAATACTGATCAGTATCTGGCTGAAATCACCGATAAAAACGGAGAAATTAACATGGAGCTTTCGGTAGAGAAAGGCATTGGCTATATTTCAAAAGAGGCTCTCCAGAAAGAGAAGGTGGAGATTGGTACTATCGCTCTAGATGCTCCGTTTAGCCCGATTAAAAGAGTTAATTATGATGTTGAGCAAATGCGAGTGGGTGATCGAACCGACTTCAATCGATTAAAGATGTTTATTGAAACGGACGGAACGATTTCTCCAAAAGAAGCTTTGGAGAAATCCATTGAAATTATGATTAGCCAACTGAAAGCCATCGTTGGTTTCAAGGAAGAGGAGGAAATTTTAATTACTCATTCTGAATCAATGGGTGAAACTCCGGCGGGTGAAACTGAAAACAAAGAAGATTATGATGACTTGCTGAAGACCAGAATTGAATCATTGGACTTATCACAGCGAACCATTAATGCCCTGATTGGCGGAAATATTCGGACTCTCGGAGGTCTGGTCAAAAAGAAGGAGAAAGATATTTTAGAGATTGAAGGTTTGGGAGCCAAAGGTCTCGAGGAAATTAAAAAGATTCTTAAAGATTCCAGCCTTTCATTAAAAGAATAG
- the rplQ gene encoding 50S ribosomal protein L17 has product MRHHNSNRKLGLKRKGRSALLKSLARNLIREEKIVTTEAKAKELRSYVEKLISRSRKDSLANRRLVAAKITKSKEVNKLFKIGSRYQDRAGGYTRIVKLPRRLSDGSRMAQIELV; this is encoded by the coding sequence ATGCGTCACCATAATAGCAATCGAAAATTAGGATTAAAACGAAAAGGACGTAGCGCCTTGCTGAAAAGTCTTGCCCGAAATTTAATTCGCGAGGAAAAAATTGTTACTACCGAGGCTAAAGCCAAAGAGCTGCGCTCTTACGTGGAAAAATTGATCTCCAGAAGTCGAAAGGATAGCCTAGCCAATCGGCGCTTAGTGGCTGCAAAAATTACCAAAAGCAAGGAAGTTAACAAACTTTTTAAAATTGGTTCGCGTTATCAGGATCGGGCCGGAGGTTATACTCGAATTGTAAAATTGCCGCGCCGCTTGAGTGATGGTAGTCGCATGGCTCAAATTGAATTAGTTTAA
- the rplM gene encoding 50S ribosomal protein L13 has translation MEHTIDAKDKKLGRVASEAARILMGKNRADFARHRIPNQTVRIINASAVNIDTKKRQGKTYQFYSGYPGGQKTVTLERLIGKKGYSEAFRKAVRGMLPPNKLRARMLKQLIITE, from the coding sequence ATGGAACACACTATCGACGCAAAAGATAAAAAATTGGGCAGAGTCGCATCAGAGGCGGCCCGAATTTTGATGGGTAAGAATCGAGCGGATTTTGCCCGTCATCGTATTCCAAATCAAACGGTGCGCATTATCAACGCCTCGGCCGTTAATATTGATACTAAAAAACGCCAAGGTAAAACATATCAGTTTTACAGCGGTTACCCTGGTGGGCAGAAGACAGTAACTCTGGAGCGGTTGATCGGCAAGAAGGGCTACTCAGAAGCATTTCGCAAGGCCGTTCGCGGGATGTTGCCGCCAAACAAACTTCGGGCTAGAATGCTCAAGCAATTAATTATCACGGAATAA
- the rpsI gene encoding 30S ribosomal protein S9: MATTETKRYIEAVGRRKTSIARVRILPESKQSYLVNDRDLESYFPTAELRLTATSPLNKAALTEKFKVTVKLKGGGISSQAEALRHGLSRALIEYDRELRPKLKKEGFLKRNPRMKERRKFGLKKARKAPQWSKR; this comes from the coding sequence ATGGCTACAACTGAGACAAAACGATACATAGAAGCGGTGGGGCGACGCAAGACTTCAATTGCTCGCGTTCGGATTTTGCCTGAATCAAAACAATCTTATTTAGTTAATGATCGGGATTTGGAGTCTTATTTTCCGACTGCCGAACTTCGACTGACGGCTACCAGTCCCTTGAACAAGGCGGCTTTGACAGAAAAATTCAAGGTAACGGTCAAACTGAAAGGTGGAGGGATTAGCTCACAGGCGGAAGCTCTACGCCACGGACTCTCCCGAGCCTTAATAGAATATGATCGGGAGCTCCGACCAAAACTAAAGAAAGAAGGTTTTTTGAAGCGTAATCCGCGAATGAAGGAGCGCCGAAAATTCGGTCTCAAGAAAGCCCGAAAGGCGCCGCAGTGGAGCAAGAGATAA